In Anomaloglossus baeobatrachus isolate aAnoBae1 chromosome 2, aAnoBae1.hap1, whole genome shotgun sequence, the DNA window CTGGTCCTCTCTGTTATTAATAAGGAGATTATCAAAACTCCAACACAGAGCCCAGTGGATACGCCCTGTTAATGCCAGAGCCACACGGTTGATTTGGCCTCGTCTGACTATAGAAGTGAGTGGCGTTGTATTGCGTTTCCTATATTACCGCTACAAGCAAGTTGCCAACAATACAACAGTCTGACTTTTTTTTAAACTTGCTTCTCGAGGTAATGTAGGTATCACAGTGAGGCGctatttatttctatagcaccacaaTGTAGCAGCAGTGCCTTTGGAACTTCAGTCACATGACTTGCGGCCAAACTCTCCATGTCTTCaggcaacatgtcacattgtacgtACAGTCCAATCAGTGGCCAGCACgatggagcgcagcagagccggatCATGGGTGCAGCTTTGCTAGGAAAGACTCAGAATAAGTTGTAGTACAATAATTGAAATCTCTTGTGTATATGAGTCCAATGTACGGTCatactagtgattgacagctacctatacatgcacagtcatacagggaagactgtcagtcactgagtaggaccgcccactggactcgtaTGCATACACATCCAAGGATTTCAATCACATACACGTTATTACTGAAACCTCACATGTCCATCAGGCtcctcagctcctcctgctctataagaTCCTGCCTACAGATCACAGACCATTTCCAACATAACTTCCATTTTaaagggttttcccacaaagtactcaattcaatagatcttggaataataataagttccacaattgaatgttggtaataataataataaaaaaaataatgttccTTTGAGATTTTGAGTCTCTTCtatctactgtgtaatggccgtgtctgaccgtacagggatatggtctgatcataccacatctcctgggaaaGGGAAGATGCAAatgagagtatacagacaggacagcacaaGATTGCAGCTGATTCTTTTTGAGATAGTTTGCTGCTtgtttttaaacatgttttacctcacagaaagaatcagctatgaccCCTATGATCTGcatatgtccctgtacggtcagacacagccattacacagtagggGCACGCTTATAAGATTCTCAGCACAAGAATATGTAGGTATGTGTgtctaaatatatatattatattatatagatcACATCTAATTATGGAACATTTATTATTCTTCGAAGATCTGTTGATTACAAAGTACCTTGTGGGAAACCCCATTTTAACCTTTTCACGCATTGGAGCTTGTGCAGACAGCCGTAAATTTTCTCATCCGAGAAAATTGGGCCAATTATGCAAAAAAATGCTCTGATCAGAGTGTCAGCTTATTGGGATCCGATCTTTTGGATGAAAAAATCGGAGAAGGCGAAGAACAGAATGTCTCCATTGTGTGagtgaaggccgctttacacgctgcgacatcgctcaagcgatcttgttggggttacggattttgtgacgcacatccggtcgctttagtgatgccgttgcgtgtgacacctatgagcgattttgcatcgtcgcaaaaatgtgcaaaatcgctcatcggtgacatgggggtccattctctaatatcgttgctgctgcagtaacgatgtagtttgtcgctcctgcacacatcgctccgtgagacaccgcaggaaagacgaacccctccttacctgcgcccgcccgcaatgcggaaggaggtgggcgggatgttaccacCCGAttatcttcgcccctctgcttctattgggcggcggttcagtgacgctgctgtgacgtcactgtgaacgaaccgcccccttagaaaggaggcggttcgccggtcacagcgacgtcgcagggcaggtaagtagtgtgacgggtcctcgcgatgttgtgcgccacgggcagtgatttgcccgtgacgcacaaacgacgggggcgggtacccacgctggcgatatcgggaccgatatcgcagcgtgtaaagcggccttgagtAGAAGTCAGCCTGCACTCAGATGCCGTCTGAGGTTTCCCTTGGATAACTGACTTTCATGGCTGAGTGTGATCCCAATATCATATCAAACCCTCACATGCAGCGTCCCCCTCACTTCCCTGGACATACATTGTCTGAGGGGAAACAATCTGACATGTGCACGGCCCTatagactaatattggtccaagtgtgcTCCGATGGGTTGTCAGATCCCACTCAGACCAAAAATATAGTTGTCTGCAGCTGCTCTTAGGCTGTGAACATTGGTGCGTGAAAGGAGTCCTCGAGTGTACAGGCtccctccacacactgtatataccagcTTTGTTATATCTATGTAACTTATATCTGTGTAAATTTATGAACAGGTTAACGGAGTGTTCTACTTTTTGGTGTGTCTcatctaagggccgtttcacacatccagcatttcttcggattgccggatccggcacactccagtacagtgtaatacagtacaatgtgaccggagcttgccgagatgccattgtactggagtgtgccggatccagcaatccgaagaaatgccggatgtgtgaaatggcgcTTAAACAGTTGATCCTGTCCAATAAGTGTTGACCAAACCAATTGGGCTGTTTCGATGAATACCTGTTAGCTTATTCATAAATGTTCTAGGAGCAGTGAGCTGGAGGAAAAAAAGCGCAATCTGGGGTTTTATCCAAGAAAGATGATTAAAAAGAACTGTTGGCAATGCTCACCTTGGCAGGTTGTGTGAGTTACAACCAACTGGAGATGACCAAAATGACAGCTGCAGCAGCCTCACGATTGTAACAGCAAACACCAGAAGAAGAATGGGTATGATTGCTGCGCTGCCGTAGTCAGAGAAACATCCAGGAGTAGGTCAATAGGGATTTatttctacgtgtttcagagagaacccgctccttcctcaggaaaatcacaTATCTGGtgttcctgaggaaggagagggttctctctgaaacgtgtagaaataaatcactattgaTTAACTTCGGCAGCGTGGCAATCATACTCAGTATTCTTCTGATGTTTTGTTGTTTTTAAATTTTCTAGGAGGAATAACCGAGGAATGGCAGAAATGTTACTCTGTGGAATTGTTTTATGCAGAATACAAGTACTTTCTAAAACAGGTCCCCTTCACAGATGTCTGGTCACAATGCTGCATGTGGATggccagagtaaggctatgtgcgcacgtgtgcgctctgcaccgcaccgaaaatgtgcgcttcagagcgcagctgaaaagctgcgttctgaagtgcatggtgccggcagattcgtgcgctctgcatgctgcctctccctatagacagcatgcagaacgcacgaaagaagtgacatgtcacttcttagaacgcagcgattcggcaagcagccgaatcgctgcgttctaacatgccacgtgcgcacggctcctgcacaatcttcatagacgagataggacgcatgcagttacgctgctgtgcagaacgcagcgtaactgcatgtaatacgcacacgtgcgcacataccctaaccatGAAATGTGAGGTATCCTTTTGGGGAAGAGTTGTAGTGATAGGTGTTGTGCCTGTGCTCAGTGCAGGGTCTCTGGAGGctgctgagcgggcactacaatgcttaggtgctcggtactcataaccagcAGTTGGACGCTCTGATGGGCACAACTcgtgtacctgagtataatggaagtcaatggggaactcaagcattattccagaagatttcctggaaaaatgctctagTCCCCCATAATACTCAGTACATGAGTCACGCCCATCGGAGCATCCATCTGCTGGTTAAGAGTACAGAGCACcccagcatggcagtgctcgctcatcactagtcaccagagcTGATACCTGCTCTATTCACACCGAGCATTAGACATGCATCCTAATACTTTATAATGGATCTGGCTGTGATAATTATATCCTGTGATCATGATTGACAGATGCATTATGCATAGTCGGTGAGTATGAACTAGTAATGGGGTACAGAGTTTATCTATACTTGTAGGGATTAAACCAGAGTAAACCCTGAGAGCAGAGTGTGAATGGTCTGGGCACGGCTGCTGCATGTAACGTCTTTCTCCTTCTTGTCTTCCAGCTTCTCTTACATCCAGTCCGTCCACCTCACCAGAACAATGTACGCGTGTGTCAGGCTTATGTCCAACCCATCCCTGGTGAGTGCTCTGTGCTGCTGCAGCCCCTTGTGGCCTAGCTTCTACTTGGCGGCCAGATCTGCACCGGTGGGGGATGTTTCCTGTGGATGAAAACAATGACTGATTTATCAATATGGTGGAACAGAAAAACTGGCCCGGTCTACAACAGATTTCATTTTCCCAAAGCCATTACAAAGAATCTGTACTGACGCCAGTCTAGCATGATTGTATTGCCCTGAAATGGAAAATGGGAAGCATCTGGTTTTAGAGCTTGATGGGCTCTTCATCTGTTTGTCTTCCTGGAAAGCAGAATGCTAATAAACACTTGCCAATTTGtgtattgacaattgggtgtatcgttaaggccctgtgcccatgggagaaaatacctgcggaattttctgcaggttcacggagcagctccccagaatccgcagctatccagtgCTGCAGATTTCATGCGGAATTATTGCGGAAAAACCTGCGGAATTCGagcattattcctgcggatttccttCCCTGTGTTTCCCtagtagaaaggcaggaaatctgcaggaataattgacatgcagttctttgcggctaagggaaatccgcagcattgaaacagcactccccaaatcccatagcataacatggggagtgtctgtacttgcacaaacctgtggatttatctggaaaatctagaaaatacacaagttttccgcatcaaaattcacaggtattttctcccgtgggcacagggcctaaaggatgctttacatgctgcgacatcgctagcaatctcgttagcgatgtgacacggcagatcgcatctgcgatctggcgtgtcacatcgctaacgagatcgctagcaatgtcgcagcgtgtaaagcacccttaagactctgACACTGCCTTTCACTGCTATGGGGATTGGTAACCTCCAATTGTCAATTTATTCAGACCGGGCAGAGTAACAGGAACTGCGCAATAGAAAGGATATTCCAGAACTAGATAGTATTTATTGACACACATGCATTGGGGCTACTAAAACCCCTCTCAGCTGTATTTGCTATGTTACTGTTAAAGAAGGTCAATCATATAATGTACCTACGTTGTGACCATCTGAATAATGTCCTACCAGTGCTTCACCAGATCTGCAGGCACCAATGCTCCCGTATGGGCAGCACTGACCGAACATGATTTATACCCTTCCGCTGAATTCGAGGGAGGGAGGGGTTGTCCACTTTATCAATATTTTCACAGATGTGCTGTGGACATGATTTTGTGGTACTTACTAATATATAAGTATTCCTGGTTCTCCTCCCAATCTTGTCAGTGCCGTCTTCCCCCAGCACTGCACAGCGATCTTATTGTCAaactggaggagcatgtgaccagacccgCCCATCGGCCTCCCATTATAAAGCGCCTCACATACAAAAGCTGTTTTTCTGTTGGAtgaggctgatggacaggtctggtcacatgatcCTCCAGTAGCCCTGTACTGGACTGGGTAGCCGTGCAGTCTGAGGAAGGGTGCGCTGATGGGAGAAGAACCTGTAATACTTACAAAATAGTCACAATCGTGTCCCCGAACACCTCTTTTCTAGGTGACAGACAGGTCTCTTCCATGGCAATCTAACCTCAGCTATTCCTATGATCCCATGCTGGATATTTAAAGTACATGttcggctaggttcacatttctgttgcttgacgcttgtgactgatgagtttgtacaacagatgacaagaattggaattcatggtCATGATAAAGCaggttccgttgtaaaacgagagggagaacgatcagctgatcgtttacaatagccaGTTGATCGTTCATAGAAGCCGgccactgggcgatcagctgatcgttcatagaagccggccactgggcgatcagctgatcgttcatagaagccggccactgggcgatcagctgatcgttcatagaagccggccactgggcgatcagctgatcgttcatagaagccggccgccgggcgatcagctgctcgttcacagaagccggccactgggcgatcagctgatcgctcatagaagctggccgccaggtgatcagctgatcgttcatagaagccgggtgatcagctggatcgttcacagaagccgggtgatcagctggatcgttcacagaagccgggtgatcagctggatcgttcacagaagccgggtgatcagctggatcgttcacagaagccgggtgatcagctggatcgttcacagaagccgggtgatcagctggatcgttcacagaagccgggtgatcagctggatcgttcacagaagccgggtgatcagctggatcgttcacagaagccgggtgatcctctggatcgttcacagaagccgggtgatcagctggatcgttcacagaagccgggtgatcagctggatcgttcacagaagccgggtgatcagctggatcgttcacagaagccgggtgatcctctggatcgttcacagaagccgggtgatcagctggatcgttcacagaagccgggtgatcagctggatcgttcacagaagccgggtgatcagctggatcgttcacagaagccgggtgatcagctggatcgttcacagaagccgggtgatcagctggatcgttcacagaagccgggtgatcagcttatcGTTCACAGAAGTCGGGTGATCAGcttatcgttcacagaagccgggtgatcagctggatcgttcacagaagccgggtgatcagctggatcgttcacagaagccgggtgatcagctggatcgttcacagaagccgggtgatcagctggatcgttcacagaagccgggtgatcagctgatcgttcacagaagccgggtgatcagcttatcgttcacagaagccgggtgatcagctgatcgttcacagaagccgggtgatcagctgatcgttcacagaagccgggtgatcagctgatcgttcacagaagccgggtgatcagctgatcgttcacagaagccgggtgatcagctgatcgttcggccgccaagagagagacattcatttgaatgattaaacaagatttgagcatgcgcagtgaaaacaaaaggattccgctgctcaaaaaagttacatgcttcgttcctgccgcccgacggtcagttgttccacgactgatcagtcgggcggaggaggcAACACAatggcatcagtcgcaatccgccatacaagtctatgggaaacaacggaatccgccaaacggattgcattgTGTATCagggcggtggattgtgactgatcataaacaacggaaatgtgaacatagccttctcTGAAATTGTCCGCTCCCTGGCATCCAGACTCTGATAAAGCTGTCTGTGGTTTGGGCAcatgaatcagatgacaggttACAGGAATCCATACCTTGCTCTCCTAATCCAGAGATCCTAAATGGATTTGTGAAGGGATTATACATATGGTAAGGCTACACTAGAGCGTGTGGTCCGAGCTGCATCGGTGCTGTAGTGTTACTAATGACAGTGGTGTAGTAGTAGTAAGTTGGCCCTCAGTATGGCCATACTGCACCGATGTATTGACTGGTATCTTCTGTGCTTAGTTTTTCCAGTCTGTGCTTCTCATATGTAACGTCTTTTCTTTGCCTCCACAGGTGAGGAATGGAGCATGCCTAATGTgcagacccctctccaccaccctgctgagccaccccgcagCCAAGACAGAGCAGGTATGGGCAGATCCCAAGCAATACTGGTCTCTGCAAGCATGTCGATACTATCGCATAATGCAGATGCACAAGCCAAGTGGACAgggttgcacttttttttttttgcaacatcaaTATCGCCTACCTACAGGTCTTCTTCAAAGTGGGATTTCAAGGACCCTTGGAATGAGACGATTGTGCACGCTTGACCACTGCTCCTCAAAAACAGTGGTCACACATAGGGCACTAGTGTTCAAGTCACATTGGGGACAGGGGATCCCTGAAATTGTGATCAAAAAGGTACCAATGGTGAAACCCATAGTACCCTTAGCTGGATAAAAAACATGAAGAGGACTTACTGGGCTTTAGTTTAATGGCTGCTAGTTTGCAATGAGAACCTGCCAAGGTATGGGGTTTACTTCCCCTCTTGTCCGCCTCTTTGACTAACTTATAGAGTTGCAGAGGTCTAAAATAACAAATTGAGCAAGTCTATTGCTGCCTCTTCACTGTTGCTTCAATATTGTTGATCAGCCGCAGCCGTGCACCCATGCCTAGTCCTTGGCTGCAACACTTACAATCACCGGGCTCTGGCTTCTGCTGTCCACATTGgaggagctgctgagctcagtggttTGTCTGCAATGGGTACAAGTGGTGAAAACATTGTCACTGCTGATGAACTAAGACTGGAAAAGTGGAGGAGAGCGATCTGAATTCGGGCAGGGTGAGGATCGTTACAGCTCTGTTTTAGACCCTTGCAATCTTTGTTTCTATAAAATGTTAAAAGGCTACTTAAAGTGCGAAAAGTTAAATGCTATGGGGAAAACAAAATGACCCCCCCAGCAATGCTgttttttgtttgggtttttttctttgtTGCTGCACTCGTTTTGTTTAGTTAATGACCTTCTTGCATGTCTTCTCTGTTCCCCAGATGGCGCTGGTTCCCGCTCGAGGAATTCAGAGCAGCGCTGTGTGCCGGGATATTGATACCGCTGCAAAATTTATTGGTGCCGGAGCTGCCACTGTAGGAGTGGCTGGTTCTGGTGCTGGTATCGGTACAGTGTTCGGCAGCCTCATCATTGGATATGCCAGGTAAGAGTTTTAAGCTATTTATTTTTAGCTTATTTATAGAACCTAATCACTTTCTAGATGTATCATTGTAGTAATGTCATCCTAAAGTCAGAAGCTAAATCATGCttagtgggcggcacggtggctcagtggttagcactgggatcctgtgttcgaatcccaccaaggacaacatctgcaaggaggttgtatcttctcccagtgtttgcgtgcgcTTCCTCTTACAATCCAAAGACCTACTGATGgggcatttagattgtgagccccaatggggacagtgttgctgatgtgtgtaatgtgctgtggaattaatggtgctatgtaagtgaataattattaataataataataataataatattattattagttaAGCTGTAGGTTGTCTAATCTTGCTTGCGAGAAGCCAGTTTATTGGTCATTTTAAGTTTCTAATGGTACATTGCCAcgatcagtgttttggatgcaaTGTGTTATCACtgcttccaaaacactgcattgtacagtacagtggaTGGGATATATTGAAATCcaatatagaaatcccatgcccactgtgcttctcttttcCACAGCGCAAACTGACATTCGACTCTGCTTCCCgagctgcagtatgtcaatttatgcttggagAGACGCGAGTGTTCATGGTGGGAGAACACGGCGAAAATGTGCTGCGCCCAGAACCCTGATCATGAGCACggacgctgcgttctcctgtggagcaCACTCGCCGGTCTGCAAGATAAGACACACTGCATCTAGAATGTAGCCTACCCGGATCGTGGGAGTGTGCCATTAAGCAGTACACAACCCCATGCAACTGTCTTAAGACCTCATTCGGACTTATTTAGAAACCATGACTCTATTTGCACtagcgtaaggctatgtgcccacgttgcgtcgaggtagttgcagttctaaacgcaccctttggcagaaatggtatttgccaaagttgcttttgaccacaaacgctataaatacgcttgcatttataccgcgtttttaccgcgatttacatgctttttcattgcttaaagtcagatgcattttgatgacaaatacactgctaaataaagttttaacattcaaacactgaaaaaatgggaaaaaaatgataaatatcaagattataatcataaacaaaatagctgattttattaaaatgttaaATGTttgtttatgtataaaataacgttaaattaatgttttttcTTAATTgttggactgtgtgtgtgtgtgtgtgtgtgtgtaaagggacatatcatgcctttaatataatgtcaaaaacgcttgttttctgcatccaaaaagcatgtaaaacgctaggattttgatgtagaatgcgttttgcatcttctcattgactcttATCAAAAagcagctcaaatggcaaaaacaattgacatgctgcttctttaaacacgcgtttttgcccaaaaatatgcaaattaaacgcagcgttttgaacagcaaagtgcgcacaagaaatccccatttcccatagactttgcttggaaatcaaaacgcatgcactttggcattaaaacgctgcagttgaaaacactgcggaaacgcatgtaaaaacgcaacgtgcgcacacagcctaagatgtgccaaattcattaagaggccttaaagggaatctattaacAGGTTTCTGCAACCTAATCTGTGaccagtataatgtaggggcagagatcctgattccagaaatgtcacatactgggctgcttagtgtatctTTGATAGTCCACTGCTGATTAAACGGtcattttccctgccgcccatgacagcaccacctgagaggttccgcccacatcaggacaggaaacccactgataaaaaggcggtacctctcctccacatcagtttggtttcctgtcctggtatggacaacccattgctgtcccaggtctGACCCGGTGTGCTAGCCTGGTACTTACCagaagccggtgctcgggcctggatgcaccccccccccctcggtctcagacctctgcggcggtgtggcgcgggcctggagcgggagctcggcccggcgtcgctccagggatgtgcgcactcacctcggccaggcgggtgggggatctccaagccttgtccGTAGTTCACCgttatacccagattctggatgatagggtagtgttgcggactgatcccttctaccTGCCCAAGGTTTCTAAACCCTTTCATCGGTCCCAAGAaatcgtgctcccttccctctgtgacccccccTCATAACGAGAAAGAGGCTAGGTTGcacacgttggatgtccggagggccttaatcacgtacctagataggactagggaatggaggaagtctcaggtcctgtttgtcacttttcaggggcattccagggggcatggggcttctaaggctaccttggccagatgggtcagggatgccatcggtttggcATACTCGGCTAAAGACACCACTCCTCCTCAGGGCATgagggcgcactccactagag includes these proteins:
- the ATP5MC2 gene encoding ATP synthase F(0) complex subunit C2, mitochondrial; the protein is MYACVRLMSNPSLVRNGACLMCRPLSTTLLSHPAAKTEQMALVPARGIQSSAVCRDIDTAAKFIGAGAATVGVAGSGAGIGTVFGSLIIGYARNPSLKQQLFSYAILGFALSEAMGLFCLMVAFLILFAM